The following are encoded together in the Thunnus albacares chromosome 7, fThuAlb1.1, whole genome shotgun sequence genome:
- the tbc1d15 gene encoding TBC1 domain family member 15 gives MAADCAPKVIFEHEGVFIQPSSDEDGIEQDLLIPGSLRIVDKEGEIIVEYRPLEDTVDPSNMLCAGKDTSSVVEWAQCPGERPQLLETQQSYETEWDMINAVSFKKKTCTNGEGSLNHSNERSRWAFSFSASDLRSVTVKEEGWSFLVFKLKESSVTLPALHFHQGGSRQFLDSLRRFALLSEAPDDDTCLLVSTPNKALSQSFENLLDDNNYGLAGKLRREPYLTTMGGFSKVTNYLYDVIRGTEEHQQRPPEEVADLLGEIIPGLEINQQEEPGFEVITRVDLGTRPQVRRREPLSAEDWTKHQDQEGRMLNVPHLKHVIFKGGLCHAVRKEAWKFLLGYFPWDSTLEERKVLQRAKTDEYFRMKLQWKSVSEEQERRNSRLRDYRSLIEKDVNRTDRTNRFYEGIDNPSLVLLHDILMTYCMFDFDLGYVQGMSDLLSPILFVMENEVDAFWCFVSFMDQMHQNFEEQMQGMKTQLIQLSTLLRLLDLSFLNYLESQDSGYLYFCFRWLLIRFKRELSFQDVLRLWEVMWTGLPCQNFHLLVCCAILDSEKQKIMEENYDFNEILKHINELSMKLDIEEILQKSEGIYLQIKTCKDLPNSISSILGFDTEARGFDPTDPGSPPAVRATRRQDACSNGHGHLRENSHNSCKVAFIS, from the exons ATGGCGGCGGATTGTGCTCCGAAG GTTATATTTGAACATGAAGGAGTCTTCATTCAGCCGAGCAGTGATGAAGATGGGATTGAGCAAGATTTGCTCATTCCAGGGTCACTTCGGATTGTCGACAAG GAAGGTGAAATCATTGTGGAGTACAGACCTTTGGAAGACACTGTCGACCCATCAAACATGTTGTGTGCTGGCAAG GACACCAGTTCTGTGGTGGAGTGGGCCCAGTGTCCAGGCGAGAGGCCTCAGCTGTTAGAAACACAGCAGAGCTACGAGACAGAGTGGGACATGATCAACGCTGTGTCCTTCAAGAAGAAAACCTGCACAAACGGAGAAG GCTCCCTGAACCACAGCAACGAGAGGAGCAGGTGGGCGTTCAGCTTCAGCGCCAGTGACCTCAGGTCCGTCACAGTGAAGGAAGAAGGTTGGTCCTTCCTGGTCTTCAAACTGAAGGAGTCATCTGTCACCCTGCCGGCTCTTCACTTCCACCAGGGCGGCAGTCGACAGTTCCTGGACAGCCTGAGGAGATTCGCTCTGCTCAGCGA GGCGCCTGATGATGACACGTGTCTGTTGGTCAGCACACCAAACAAAGCTTTGTCCCAGTCCTTCGAGAACCTTCTGGATGACAACAACTACGGTCTGGCTGGT AAGCTGAGGAGGGAACCGTATCTGACCACAATGGGCGGCTTTTCCAAAGTCACAAACTACCTTTACGACGTCATCCGGGGGACCGAGGAGCACCAACAGCGCCCCCCAGAGGAAGTGGCCGACCTGCTGGGTGAAATCATCCCAGGACTAGAGATCAACCAGCAGGAGGAGCCCGGCTTCGAGGTCATCACCAGG GTCGACCTGGGAACGAGGCCGCAGGTGAGACGGAGAGAGCCGCTGTCTGCAGAGGACTGGACCAAACATCAGGATCAGGAAGGGAGGATGCTCAACGTCCCGCACCTCAAACACGTCATCTTCAAAGGG GGACTCTGTCACGCGGTGAGGAAAGAGGCGTGGAAGTTTCTGCTGGGATATTTTCCCTGGGACAGCACgctggaggagaggaaagtCCTGCAGAGAGCCAAAAC CGATGAATACTTCAGGATGAAGCTGCAGTGGAAGTCGGTCAGTGAGGAACAAGAGAGGAGAAACTCCAGACTGAGAGACTACAGGAGTCTGATCG AGAAAGACGTGAACCGAACAGACAGAACGAACCGGTTCTACGAAGGCATCGATAACCCCAGCCTGGTTCTCCTCCACGACATCCTGATGACGTACTGCATGTTCGACTTCGACCTCG GTTACGTTCAGGGGATGAGCGACCTGCTCTCGCCGATCCTCTTCGTGATGGAGAACGAGGTCGACGCCTTCTGGTGTTTTGTCTCCTTCATGGACCAAATG caCCAGAACTTTGAGGAGCAGATGCAGGGAATGAAGACTCAGCTGATTCAGCTCAGTACTCTGCTCAGACTGCTGGACTTGTCCTTCTTGAACTACCTCG AGTCTCAGGATTCAGGttatctgtatttctgtttccGCTGGTTGTTGATCAGATTTAAGAGGGAACTCAGCTTCCAGGACGTTCTTCGACTCTGGGAG GTGATGTGGACGGGTTTGCCCTGTCAGAACTTCCACCTGCTGGTCTGCTGCGCCATCCTCGACTCCgagaaacagaaaatcatgGAGGAGAATTACGACTTCAATGAAATCCTCAAG cacATTAATGAGCTTTCAATGAAACTGGACATTGAAGAAATTCTTCAGAAATCAGAAGGCATCTATCTACAGATAAAGACGTGTAAG GATTTGCCAAACTCTATAAGCAGCATCTTGGGCTTCGACACAGAAGCTCGCGGCTTTGACCCGACAGATCCCGGATCACCTCCGGCCGTCCGAGCGACACGCCGGCAGGACGCCTGCTCCAACGGCCACGGACACTTGAGAGAAAACTCTCACAACAGCTGCAAAGTTGCCTTCATATCATAG